The genomic window TCCAGCCTGGAGCAGAAGATCCCGGAGGATCATGTTGACACATTACTGGACATTTTTAAATGGTCATACTATAACAGGCAGGTGACCTGAGCAGGATCTGGACCAGAGACCTCTGCCTCCCTACTCTCCAGTCATTACCTGCAGTTTGtaacatcatcatcaccttctctGCATCCACCAATAAGCACTCTTAGACAAATGTGACCATCAAAATTAAAACAAGCCCATTTACACCACATTTTAACCTAATGATGACAGAATAATGTCATCAAATGATTGTGTACCTGAACCCATGTGTGCCCATTTAAGGAAACAAAGAACGAAGGAGCCCTTTGGCCACAGAGTTAATGAGAAGCAGACTGCTCTTTTGAAGATTCAGTTAAACCCCATCTCTATTTTTCATCTACCAAACAGCAGAGTTGGATATAAAGCTTCACAGTCAGGGGTGAGGTTAGGACAATCATCAAAGCAATACTGTGTTTTTTGCACATGGTTTGGAGTGGAGCCCCTGAACATGATTCAACTTTATTCTGTTTAATTCCTTCTAATTCACCTTTATTTTAACCCTGATTATTTGAATGGCAAATACGTATCACACCATCAGAGTTATAATCTATTCTACACACTTATCATAAGAGGTTTACTTCACAGAGCACCTGTATGCAAATGAGAACTTGAACCAAAAGTCTCTCCAGTTACTATATCCTGAGCTAAATTTTCTTGCTCAACGTTTCACTATGTTACAAGACATGAATGAAGCATTGGtgctactcaagtaaaagtacggGGACTGCACCGCCCTTAAAGTCTGGGTAATTGGATTGTAAGAAGGCTACTACAGTTCTCAGAAAAGAAGTACACACTCGGTACATTGGAGACACATGAACTTAAACACTGCCAAAAACTGAAGATGTGAAATAGTGAATGAAAAGCTTTAACTGACACCTACTGGAGAAAAGTGGAGCTGCGGTCTTTAATGTTTCTGCCGCAGAAATCAAAACGTGGAAATAAAACATTAACtgaattgacattttattatttggATACAAAATAATTATGATTTGTTCATAAAATATTTCACATGTTATAGTAATGGCACAAATACAGCTGAAGTAATAAAGGATGATTTATTGCAGATTTATTGTGTGAGGTCCTGATAATATGGCATTTAAATGATTGCATTTCTTAGCTGATGTCCAAGTATGCATTATAATCACATACACCAATGGGTATTCATTCACCTCGCATTATTTTCAGACATTAAATCATCTTGAGTCCTGCAGTAGTTAagcaatattttattattatcattattagtattattattattggacagGCCATGATCATTATCATGACATAATTTTATATCTTAAGAATTTGCATTACCGCAATATAAAATATTCCTCTTGTGTATATCTCATTTACATTGTCAGCTAAAACACTACATTCATATCACAGCATAATATGTTCCAgggttttgttggttttcttACTGTTACACATCCATATCTGAAATGAAACGTTCTACACCTAAATTTCCAAAACACACAGCAACTGTTTTTCCTATTTATACTAAAAAGAATAATTTAGAACCACAAATAACATCTAATTTCAACTTTCAACTCTGGACCAAATATCATCCTCACAACAGGAAAGAAATAACGATTTAATGACATTTATTGGGACTATATGGAAGTGTAATGCTGCCatatcagaaaaatacaaattgaTCAGCATCTTgttccaaaaagaaaaaaaaaataaatcatgttACTCACCCTCAGCGTGAATAAATGAATCACAGTATCTTCCACCAACTTCAACAACAGCAGATTCTCACCATTGAACTTAAACTGCAAAAATGATCAGTACTTCATTATTGATCTGTTATGATAAACAGTACGAGTTTCATATTTTTACAATATAGGCATTTATCACATAATGTGAAAGCGCTCAcattaaaacataaatttttcAAGTTGTAATATGAAAATCATCATATAAATACATAAGAACATTAAACTTTTCTTATTATAACAAGATACTGatcaattttaatttttattgacaTGGCAACAATATGTTTCCATGTGATTATGACCAATATCAACTAATATTTTTGCCCATAATGCCCAGCCCTAGTCAACTATAGGATTGATACCCTTAGTAAGGTTTACTGTGTACTTTCTTAAATAACTCAATAGTCCATCATCTAACATTTACTGACACAGTCCACAACAGGGTAAAATTACACTACTGTTCACACAAGGAGGTGCTTTGTAATAGGGAACAGATGAACAATGTACAGTTACAACACAACTACTACAATGACAGTGATTCtatttcaaggtcctgctgtAAAGAGTCATTCAGGCAGATTTTCCCTCTTATGGACGCATCTTACGTGTCTGCCAAGAGACTCCATCCACTTGAAGGATTTCCCACAGTAACTACACACAAACGGCTTCCCCTCAGTGTGGATTGTTTGGTGTCTGTTCAGAGCGCTGGTTGTTATAAAGGTTTTCCTGCAGATCTCACATCTGTAGGGTCTTTCCCCTGTGTGTGTCCTGATGTGAGCTGCCAGGTGGTGACAGTTACTGAAGCGCTTCTCACACATGGAGCAGCTGTAGGGCTTGTCTCTGCCCTCGTCCACGCTGTTATTGTGGTAAGGGTGGAAAGGTAAAGAGGGGTCTTGCAAGCTGTTTTTCAGACCGGATGGAGATGAGATCAGGTCTTTAATGTCTGAATCGAGGCCTTCCAACTGCTCAGCATCGTGGCTGATCCAGAAGTCCCCATGGCTCCTCTGCTGCTCCTTCTTGACCTCCAAGGGTTCTGGGTCCTCCTGCTCCATGCTGCTGCCCCCGTCCTCCTCACAGGACTGGGTTTCAGGGGTCTCTACAGCAGGGATGGGGGCCACTGAGGGATGGTGCTCAGACTgagaaggagcaggaggaggaggaggaggaggaggatggaggggatgatggtgatggtgatgggtGTCCTGCTGGAGCTCTTCTCCAAGACATCTATTGAACCGAGGGTCTAGCAAATAAAAGACAAAGTATGACACTATCAGTAAGACATTTGATACAAAATAATAGTGTGTTGAAAAAGAGAACTGAGTCCAACCAACCTGACTTGAGAATCTTCAGCTGCATCCTCAGCCGACTGATTTCCAGATCTTTTGAACGAAAAATCTCCTCTTTGTACTCGATTATTGTTTTTTCTACGGCTTCAAATATCTCCTCCGCCGCCACCGCCAGTCTGTCAGTCAAAAACGCTCTCAGTGATTGCATTTTGGACAAGTATAGAGAACAATAACGGCTTTCAGTTACGATTGGAGACGTATTCTTACGAGTCAGTGAGCGTCACGCTTCGGTTGTAAACACGGACATGAGTCTGCCACGTAATGTACTCACAGTGAATGCAGCTGGCGCCCCCTGCTGCACCGGAGGGGAATGACAACGCCTCCAGCAGGAGGGGTGGGTGGACAAAAAGTATGATGCCATCTTCACCTCAGCCCCTCACACACCTTTCCATGCCCTCCCCCTCTCTGCCACAGAGGAGCTTCCCACCCCCCTCTCCGTCACTGTGGACCAGGTGAGGAGGGGGCTCAGGAAGCCACAGGCCTGGACAGCATCAGCTCTGGGCTGCACAGGGAATGTGGACCAGCTCACTGAGGTGGTTctgtaccaaggttctaatagtttgggatttttcattctagtttagttttatttagttttgactttttttttctctaattcagttagttttaattagtttttagagcaggtttgctagtttttattagtttttgttattttctaaatgcttaattttagtttagttttagttatatatatatatatatatatatatatatatatatatatatatatatatatatatatgtatatatattttctcttcttcactgtcgtattcaaataaatcccagtcaggactctgctgctttctcccaactttagtctccatgtttccaggtagagtggggaccagaagacaactctaaaccacaagtgacgagacgtgacggactgttaaatatcatatggtgccagcagctaaaattgcttgagggaaataaatcaatttcatatcaatccaacattgacaaagatgaaaactaagggaattttagtcataatttttatccgttttagttagttttatacgcacacaatacagtttcagttagttattgctttttctttgaattatagtttttatttatttcagttaatgaaaatgttttttcaattctagtttttgtcatttccttagttttcgttaacgataatagcctTGTTCTGTACCTGTTCAACCTGAGCCTCAGTCTTGAGAGAGTTCCGGTCCTATGGAAGACCTCCTGTGACCACCCCAGTGAGCCAAACCACTACAGACCCATCACCATGACCTCCCACCTCATGAAGATACTGCAGAGGATCATCTGGGCCACCTCAGCCCCCAGGTTGGCGCGTTAGACCCTCTGCAGTTTGCCTGTTGTCCAGGCATCGTGGTGGATGACATTGTTATCTACCTGCTGCACTGGGTCCTTTCTCACCTGGAGTCCCCTGGGGGCTCTGTGAGAGTCATGCTCTCTGACTTCTCCAGTGCTTTTAACACCATCCAACTGTCACTGCTGCAGGGGAAGACGGAGGAGGCAGGCATGGACCAAGACCTGGCTGCATGGACCATCAACTTCACAACAGACTTCACAACTGTGTGTCAGATGTGGCAGCCTGCAGCATGGGGGCATCCCGGGGGACAGTGCTCTCACCGTTTCTCTTCACCTTATACACGTTCATACAACTCCACACACTGTCACCTGCAGATGTTCTCTGATGACACCACCATTGTTGGCTGTGTGTTGGAAGGGAACGAACAGGAAAACAGGACGGTCatcacagactttgtggactggtgaGAGCAGACCACCTGCTCCTGAACACCAGCAAGACCAAGGAGATTTTGACTGACTTCCACAGGTCACCCCCGCAGCACACACAGGTGAACATCCAGGGCACTGGACACTGAGATCATGGACTCTAataagtacctgggtgttcacctcaGTAACAAACTGGACTGATCAAACATTACACACGCCCTGTTCAAGAAGGACCAGAGACACCTCCACCTGCTGAGGAGACCGACAGATTCAGGTGGTCTCATCACCAAGCATTTATggcataggtgtcaaactcatttgacttcaggggccacatacagcccaatttgatctcaagcacaccagaccagtaaaacagcagcacgataacccataaataatgacaacttcaaatttttctctttcttttagtgcaaaaagtaaaattacattatgaaaatggttacatttacaaactatccttttacacattattatgtctcagtttatcatttacacacgcacatcacaacttacagattgaAAAAAGAGAAAGCAAAACATGTGATCAGCAAATTTAGGTAAGGCAAGTTTACTTGTATAACACATTTCATGTGCaggacaattcacagtgctttacataaaacatagaagcatcacaggagaggcataaaaaatacatttaagataagagaaagataaaataagactttaattatattaaaaacattaacactaaaattaaaacagacattaaaatcatcagcgataaaatgtgatttttaaaGTTAAATAAAACACCTGCCCATGTTGTAGGTGCTGTTTTGATGCTGTTTAGGGTTTGTTTTAGTGCGAATTATCAACCACAATCTTACAATACCGCAGTTTCACCTCATAGATACAATACATAAGTGAATCAAAGGGTAAGCATAGATTGTGGCATCATTGCTATGTACACTGTTGCCAATAaagctgaaataaaacatttctcttctcatgaaatgattgtgacaatatcatttattcttgatagataaagtgtaacttggACTCAGTTTATAATCACTGTATTTGGCCAAAGTGGTAAAGGAATCAATGTGTATTGTTCCCATTTAGGTCACAGGAAATAAGAAGAAAAGAATCTACATAAAATGAATCTCTATTTCTGTCTACTTCATCATATTCAGTCTTTTATTCTGGAATGTAAATAATTGTTACTGACCTTAAAGGGGGTTGATACATTGaattgcaacataaaaagcaCTAGGGTTGTAAATAGTGACTCTTTCAACACAATGAGGATAAAGTAAAAGAGGCAAAGATATGGACACCTGCAAATATTTAGTTAAGGGTCAGACTTTACTGAATACTGATGTGCACACAGTGAGTGATATCTGATGTATAACTGAGACTAAACTGCCATTCTGTGACTCATGCTTCATTTACTCTCAGAGAACAGAATGTACTGTTAGTTATGTGGTCTACTCTGAGTTTTCTGCATCTTTTAACAAATATTATAAGCTGCCTATACTTGTTTATTATCTATCATTCTGGCCCACTCCACTCCTGTTCTTGTTTGTATTTTGGCATCTCTCTAATGAGGGGTTTATACACTGCGATCATACTGAATTACTCCTTTGTGTGTAATTATCAATGGACTGTCCTTACAGGCAGATGGATCACATCCTGTACTCATATTTGCCCTGAAGACATTCATCATTTTTTACCATATCACAGATGTACATTAAATTATAGTGTTTTTTAAGTCTCATTATTGCGAAGATCATACATTGTAATTAATTATCTTTTAATAACAAAGTATATAACAAACTTCTGATTTGATAGGTTGTAAGAAATTAAGATATTAACTTACTTGTACCTTAGAGTCAATATGTCGATGTTACATCTGAGCTCTGTGTTTGACACCATGGACACACAACATCCTCCTCCACTGCCACGACACTGACATCAGGATCATGGGCACAGCTCTGAAGGTCTCCTCAGAatatggtaaatggtaaatggactgtacttacatagcacattttctacaccttcatggcgcccaaagtgctttacaaagcctcacattcacccattcatgcacacactcaaacaccagtgggtggctgctgccatgcaaggcgctgccaggccctactatATATCATGTGTTACTGTGTGGTTCCAGGTCCTGTGGTGTCATGTGGCATCCCACAGGTGTCAGTGCTTTGACCCTTTCTGTTTTTAACCCCGTAGTTCAGATCTTCAAGGAGGTCCCATCATTTTTGTTTCCAGTATGTTGTATGTATGAATCAAGGGCTTGACATCATCAGAAATCTTTTTGGTTCCTTGTTGAATTTTTGGTCCATATGTCTTGGTTGAAAAGGCTGCACAATGCAAGTCAAAGGCCTGTGCACTCCTTGTCTGCAACACCACAAAAATATCTGCCCATATTGTAAAGTGCCTGCATGTTCCATCACATACCAACAGAAACAGGGTGCCTGGATCAATAGTATCATACAGCTACAG from Sphaeramia orbicularis chromosome 16, fSphaOr1.1, whole genome shotgun sequence includes these protein-coding regions:
- the LOC115435218 gene encoding zinc finger protein 595-like, whose protein sequence is MQSLRAFLTDRLAVAAEEIFEAVEKTIIEYKEEIFRSKDLEISRLRMQLKILKSDPRFNRCLGEELQQDTHHHHHHPLHPPPPPPPPAPSQSEHHPSVAPIPAVETPETQSCEEDGGSSMEQEDPEPLEVKKEQQRSHGDFWISHDAEQLEGLDSDIKDLISSPSGLKNSLQDPSLPFHPYHNNSVDEGRDKPYSCSMCEKRFSNCHHLAAHIRTHTGERPYRCEICRKTFITTSALNRHQTIHTEGKPFVCSYCGKSFKWMESLGRHVRCVHKRENLPE